In a genomic window of Erigeron canadensis isolate Cc75 chromosome 5, C_canadensis_v1, whole genome shotgun sequence:
- the LOC122601201 gene encoding uncharacterized protein LOC122601201 gives MVKKGNLVKVTHRCLVKFSIGNKYTDELWCEVIPMDACHILLGDPWLYDRRVKHDGFRNTYTFKQDGLIVTLALLRLKDAPPDSVLTSGAAFVGLTHSLNPTIIFGLLMVEENSTTEPSLMAIVPLLTEFADVFPEDIPVGLPMIREIQHCIDFLLGAIIPNKPAYRMNPKESAELDRQVTDLLEKGLIREIISPCVVPALLVPKLGGAFRMCIDSRLDLVASSQTMTLCLRVPLRGSLSMF, from the exons ATGGTTAAAAAAGGCAATCTCGTTAAGGTTACCCATCGGTGTCTCGTGAAATTCTCTATTGGCAACAAGTACACAGATGAGCTATGGTGTGAAGTTATACCCATGGATGCATGCCATATTCTCTTGGGGGATCCATGGTTATATGATCGGCGTGTGAAACATGATGGTTTTCGTAACACGTATACGTTTAAGCAAGATGGCCTTATCGTTACCCTCGCATTGTTACGCCTCAAGGATGCTCCACCTGATAGTGTCTTAACATCAGGGGCTGCATTTGTGGGCCTCACTCATTCTTTAAACCCCACAATTATTTTTGGGTTACTTATGGTTGAAGAAAACTCGACAACAGAACCCTCCCTAATGGCTATTGTCCCATTACTCACCGAATTTGCGGACGTTTTTCCCGAAGATATTCCTGTCGGGTTACCCATGATCCGAGAAATTCAACATTGCATAGACTTTTTACTCGGCGCTATCATCCCCAACAAACCAGCATACAGAATGAACCCGAAAGAATCCGCCGAATTAGATCGCCAAGTCACTGATCTATTGGAAAAGGGGCTTATCCGAGAAATTATTAGTCCATGTGTTGTGCCCGCGTTACTAGTTCCAAAACTAGGAGGCGCGTTCCGCATGTGCATTGATAGTCGG CTTGATCTTGTTGCTAGTAGTCAG ACTATGACACTATGCCTACGCgttcccctgcgtgggagttTATCTATGTTTTAA
- the LOC122599329 gene encoding meiotic recombination protein DMC1 homolog, with protein sequence MQAFKSEEQLQLVERDDIDEDEDLFEAIDKLTSHGINAGDVKKLQDAGIYTCNGLMMHTKKNLTGIKGLSEAKVDKICEAAEKLVNFGYITGSDALLKRKAIVRITTGSQALDELLGGGIETSQITEAFGEFRSGKTQLAHTLCVSTQLPTSMKGGNGKVAYIDTEGTFRPDRIVPIAERFGMDAGAVLDNIIYARAYTYEHQYNLLLGLAAKMAEEPFRLLIVDSVIALFRVDFTGRGELAERQQKLAQMLSRLTKIAEEFNVAVYMTNQVIADPGGGVFISDPKKPAGGHVLAHAATVRLMFRKGKGEQRVCKVFDAPNLPESEAIFQITAGGVADAKD encoded by the exons ATGCAAGCTTTTAA ATCCGAAGAGCAGTTGCAGCTCGTCGAACGTGACGATATCgacgaagatgaagatctgtttGAAGCTATCGATAAGC tgaCTTCTCATGGAATAAATGCTGGAGATGTGAAGAAACTGCAAGATGCAGGGATATATACTTGTAATGGCTTGATGATGCACACTAAGAAG AATTTGACTGGTATAAAAGGATTATCCGAGGCTAAGGTTGATAAAATTTGTGAAGCTGCTGAGAAGTTAGTG AATTTTGGATATATCACTGGAAGTGATGCTCTGCTCAAA AGAAAGGCTATTGTCCGTATCACTACTGGAAGTCAAGCACTTGATGAACTGTTGGGAG GCGGTATTGAAACTTCACAAATCACTGAAGCTTTTGGAGAGTTTAG GTCTGGGAAGACACAGCTTGCTCATACTCTCTGCGTTTCTACACAG CTTCCTACTAGCATGAAAGGAGGGAATGGGAAGGTTGCTTATATTGATACTGAGGGAACTTT CCGGCCTGATCGTATTGTACCCATTGCTGAAAGGTTTGGCATGGATGCTGGAGCTGTTCTTGATAAT ATAATTTATGCACGTGCCTACACCTATGAGCATCAATACAACCTTCTCCTTGGCTTGGCAGCAAAGATGGCTGAAGAACCTTTCAGACTTCTG attGTTGATTCTGTCATTGCTCTGTTCCGAGTAGACTTCACTGGAAGAGGAGAACTTGCAGAGCGCCAG CAAAAGTTGGCTCAGATGCTTTCCCGTTTGACAAAGATTGCAGAAGAATTTAATGTGGCAGTGTACATGACAAACCAAG TGATAGCTGATCCTGGTGGTGGGGTATTTATATCAGATCCAAAGAAACCGGCGGGGGGGCATGTTCTTGCTCATGCAGCAACTGTGAGATTGATGTTTAGGAAGGGCAAGGGGGAACAGCGTGTCTGTAAAGTGTTTGATGCACCGAATCTGCCTGAGTCTGAAGCA ATATTCCAGATAACAGCAGGAGGAGTTGCAGATGCAAAGGACTGA
- the LOC122599330 gene encoding stem-specific protein TSJT1: MLAVFEKTVAKSPEGLQTPQQQESPALNALKDGLLAKHFSSLHPSAVTINLGQSGCISYSVDKQNPLLPRLFAVVDDIFCLFQGHVENVAPLKQQYGLGKTANEVIIVIEAYRTLRDRGPYPADQVVRDLQGKFAFILYDSTSKSTFIAADVDGSVPFFWGTDSEEHLVLSDDVETIKKGCGKSFAAFPKGCFFTTSGGLRSFEHPFNELKAVPRVDSSGEMCGANFKVDAESKKESGMPRVGSAANWSQHY; the protein is encoded by the exons atgttGGCTGTGTTTGAGAAAACAGTAGCTAAAAGCCCTGAAGGCTTACAAACCCCACAACAACAAGAATCACCAGCTTTAAATGCACTCAAAGATGGTCTTTTGGCTAAACACTTTTCATCTCTTCATCCTTCTGCTGTTACTATCAATCTTGGTCAATCTGGCTGCATCTCTTACTCTGTTGAtaaacaaaaccctcttttgccaag ATTGTTTGCTGTTGTGGACGACATATTCTGCTTGTTCCAAGGTCATGTTGAGAATGTTGCGCCCTTAAAGCAACAATATGGACTGGGCAAGACAGCAAACGAAGTTATAATTGTTATTGAGGCATACAGAACACTGAGGGATAGAGGTCCTTACCCTGCAGACCAAGTTGTGAGAGACCTTCAAGGAAAATTCGCTTTTATTCTCTATGACAGCACTTCAAAGTCCACTTTCATTGCTGCC GATGTTGATGGCAGCGTGCCATTTTTTTGGGGAACTGATTCAGAAGAACATCTGGTCCTCTCTGATGATGTCGAAACTATTAAGAAGGGCTGTGGGAAATCCTTTGCAGCATTCCCAAAAG GATGTTTCTTCACAACATCTGGAGGGTTGAGGAGCTTTGAGCATCCCTTCAATGAACTAAAGGCGGTGCCTAGAGTAGACAGTTCAGGAGAGATGTGTGGTGCAAACTTTAAGGTGGATGCTGAATCCAAAAAAGAGTCGGGAATGCCCAGAGTTGGGAGTGCTGCTAATTGGTCTCAACACTACTGA